The proteins below are encoded in one region of Flavobacterium nackdongense:
- the gcvP gene encoding aminomethyl-transferring glycine dehydrogenase codes for MKTDAFALRHIGPRETDLQQMLKTIGVDSIERLVYETLPDDIRLKAPLVLNPAMTEYEYANHIAELGSKNKVFQSYIGLGYHQAIVPAVIQRNIFENPGWYTAYTPYQAEIAQGRLEAILNFQTMVIELTGMEIANASLLDEGTAAAEAMALLFDVRSRDQKKNNVNKFFVSEELFPQTLSVLETRSAPIGVELVVGNHETFDFSAEFFGAILQYPGKFGQVYDYTAFIAKANESEIKVAVAADILSLATLTPPGEMGAAVVVGTTQRFGIPLGYGGPHAAYFATKEEFKRSMPGRIIGVTIDTDGNRALRMALQTREQHIKRDKATSNICTAQVLLSVMAGMYAVFHGPKGLKYIANKVHSLAATLSNELEKIGYDQINTAFFDTISVKADAKKVKAIAEQNQVNFYYIDEHTIAISLNETTSIADINTILSIFASANGKQASTIEILSEVHHFPEELARTSTFLQHDVFNKHHSETDLMRYIKKLERKDLSLNHSMISLGSCTMKLNAAAEMLPLSNANWNNIHPFAPLDQAQGYQEMLSKLEEQLNVITGFAGTTLQPNSGAQGEYAGLMVIRAYHQSRGDHHRNVALIPSSAHGTNPASAAMAGMKVVVTKTLENGNIDVDDLREKAIEHAADLSCLMITYPSTHGVFESAICEITQIIHDNGGQVYMDGANMNAQVGLTNPATIGADVCHLNLHKTFAIPHGGGGPGVGPICVAEHLVPFLPTNPVIPTGGENAITAISAAPWGSALVCLISYGYISMLGADGLKESTEYAILNANYIKEKLNGHYETLYSGEMGRAAHEMILECRPFKQKGIEVTDIAKRLMDYGFHAPTVSFPVAGTLMIEPTESENLEELDRFCDAMIAIRKEIEASTLEDKNNVLKNSPHTLAMLTADVWNFPYTREQAAFPLEYIAENKFWPTVRRADDAYGDRNLVCSCAPIEAYMEN; via the coding sequence ATGAAAACAGATGCTTTTGCTTTAAGACACATTGGCCCTAGAGAAACCGACTTGCAACAGATGCTTAAAACCATTGGAGTTGACTCAATCGAACGACTTGTTTATGAAACACTTCCAGATGATATTCGCCTAAAAGCTCCTCTTGTTTTGAACCCCGCAATGACGGAATACGAATATGCCAATCATATTGCTGAATTGGGAAGCAAAAACAAAGTATTTCAATCCTACATCGGTTTAGGATACCATCAAGCGATTGTTCCTGCGGTAATTCAAAGAAATATTTTCGAAAATCCAGGTTGGTACACCGCTTACACACCCTACCAAGCAGAAATTGCTCAAGGTCGTTTAGAAGCTATTTTGAATTTCCAAACGATGGTAATCGAATTGACCGGAATGGAAATTGCCAACGCCTCTTTACTGGACGAAGGAACTGCAGCTGCCGAAGCCATGGCATTACTTTTTGACGTTCGTTCGCGTGACCAAAAGAAAAATAACGTCAATAAATTCTTTGTCTCAGAAGAACTATTCCCTCAAACCTTGTCCGTTTTAGAAACTCGTTCTGCACCAATTGGCGTTGAATTGGTTGTTGGAAATCACGAAACTTTTGATTTTTCTGCTGAGTTTTTCGGAGCTATTCTTCAATATCCCGGAAAATTTGGACAAGTTTACGATTACACCGCTTTTATTGCTAAAGCCAATGAGAGCGAAATAAAAGTAGCTGTAGCGGCTGATATTTTAAGCTTAGCAACACTAACTCCACCAGGCGAAATGGGTGCAGCAGTTGTTGTTGGAACTACGCAGCGATTTGGAATTCCTTTGGGTTATGGTGGGCCTCACGCGGCCTATTTTGCTACAAAAGAAGAATTCAAAAGAAGTATGCCCGGCAGAATTATTGGTGTTACTATAGATACTGATGGAAATCGTGCACTTCGAATGGCTTTGCAAACCAGAGAACAACACATCAAACGTGACAAAGCAACTTCTAATATATGTACTGCCCAAGTTTTATTGTCAGTTATGGCAGGAATGTACGCTGTATTTCACGGTCCAAAAGGGTTGAAATATATTGCCAATAAAGTTCATTCACTGGCAGCCACTTTATCAAATGAATTAGAAAAAATAGGCTACGATCAAATCAATACCGCTTTTTTCGACACTATCTCCGTAAAAGCCGATGCTAAAAAAGTAAAAGCAATTGCAGAGCAAAATCAAGTCAATTTTTATTACATCGACGAACACACAATTGCTATCTCTTTGAATGAGACCACAAGTATTGCCGACATCAATACTATTCTATCAATTTTTGCTTCGGCAAACGGAAAGCAAGCGTCCACTATTGAAATTTTATCAGAAGTCCATCATTTTCCAGAGGAATTAGCGAGAACGTCTACCTTTTTGCAGCACGATGTTTTCAACAAACATCATTCAGAAACGGATTTGATGCGTTATATCAAAAAATTGGAACGTAAGGATTTGTCCTTAAATCATTCGATGATTTCTTTGGGTTCTTGCACGATGAAATTGAATGCTGCAGCCGAAATGTTGCCTTTAAGTAATGCCAATTGGAATAACATTCACCCTTTTGCCCCTTTAGATCAAGCACAAGGATATCAGGAAATGTTGTCGAAATTAGAAGAACAATTGAACGTAATTACCGGTTTTGCGGGAACAACTTTGCAACCTAATTCTGGAGCGCAGGGCGAATACGCGGGACTTATGGTCATTCGTGCTTATCACCAATCACGTGGCGATCACCATAGAAATGTGGCTCTTATCCCTTCATCGGCTCACGGAACCAATCCCGCTTCGGCCGCTATGGCAGGTATGAAAGTTGTGGTTACCAAAACATTAGAAAATGGAAATATCGATGTGGATGATTTACGTGAAAAAGCCATCGAACACGCAGCCGATTTGTCTTGTTTGATGATTACTTACCCTTCTACCCACGGTGTTTTTGAAAGTGCCATCTGTGAAATTACACAAATTATTCACGACAACGGCGGACAGGTGTATATGGATGGTGCCAATATGAATGCACAAGTGGGATTGACCAATCCAGCAACTATTGGAGCTGATGTTTGTCATTTGAATTTACATAAAACCTTTGCCATTCCTCACGGTGGCGGTGGACCTGGTGTTGGGCCTATTTGTGTAGCGGAACATTTAGTACCATTCTTACCAACGAATCCAGTTATTCCAACAGGTGGCGAAAATGCGATCACTGCAATTTCTGCAGCTCCTTGGGGTTCTGCTTTGGTTTGTTTGATTTCCTACGGTTATATTTCAATGCTTGGCGCAGATGGTTTAAAAGAATCTACTGAGTACGCCATATTGAACGCCAATTATATCAAAGAAAAATTAAACGGCCATTACGAAACCTTGTATTCAGGAGAAATGGGCCGTGCAGCTCACGAAATGATTTTGGAATGTCGCCCTTTCAAACAAAAAGGAATCGAAGTGACCGATATTGCAAAACGTTTGATGGATTATGGTTTTCACGCACCAACGGTATCATTTCCGGTAGCTGGAACTTTGATGATCGAACCAACAGAAAGCGAAAATCTAGAAGAATTAGACCGTTTTTGCGATGCTATGATTGCTATTAGAAAAGAAATTGAAGCTTCAACTTTGGAAGACAAAAACAATGTTTTAAAAAATTCACCACATACTTTAGCGATGTTAACTGCTGATGTATGGAATTTCCCCTACACCAGAGAGCAAGCGGCTTTCCCACTGGAATATATTGCTGAAAATAAATTCTGGCCTACCGTTCGTAGAGCCGATGATGCTTATGGAGACCGAAACTTGGTTTGCAGTTGCGCACCAATTGAAGCCTATATGGAAAACTAA
- a CDS encoding UbiA prenyltransferase family protein encodes MKIFRKIFDFYLDGSIHVALSCFCLVRISQYQFNISKDFVMAYFAFFGTIVGYNFVKFVALFSDKQTKIQLKLKGILALSILSFLGVGFCFFQLQKSTQIIAIVFLIFTLLYTLPFFPNRKNARNWAGVKIYIVSLCWVGVTLVLPALNAKIPVAIDFFVQCTQRFILIFVLILIFEIIDLAKDDPYLQTVPQQIGLKRTKILGCGLLLIFCALEIFIQSSNFLSMSLIIAIVIAIVILLFLAFANETRSKYYTSFWVESIPILWCILLLLL; translated from the coding sequence ATGAAGATTTTCAGAAAAATATTCGATTTTTATTTAGATGGTAGTATTCACGTGGCATTATCTTGTTTTTGTTTAGTTAGAATAAGCCAGTACCAGTTCAACATTTCTAAAGATTTTGTTATGGCGTATTTTGCTTTTTTTGGCACGATTGTCGGCTATAATTTTGTGAAATTTGTTGCCTTGTTTAGCGATAAACAGACTAAAATCCAATTGAAGTTAAAAGGAATTCTGGCATTGAGTATTTTATCTTTTTTAGGGGTTGGATTTTGTTTTTTTCAATTGCAAAAAAGTACTCAAATAATTGCTATTGTTTTTTTGATTTTCACTCTGTTGTACACACTTCCTTTTTTTCCAAATAGAAAAAATGCTCGCAACTGGGCGGGTGTGAAAATTTATATTGTTTCGTTGTGTTGGGTTGGAGTTACGCTAGTATTACCTGCTTTGAATGCCAAAATCCCCGTTGCAATTGATTTCTTCGTGCAGTGTACGCAGCGATTTATCCTGATTTTTGTGTTAATCCTGATTTTTGAAATCATCGATTTGGCCAAAGACGACCCTTATTTGCAAACTGTTCCCCAGCAAATAGGGTTGAAGCGAACAAAAATTCTGGGCTGTGGTTTATTGCTGATTTTTTGTGCTTTGGAAATTTTCATTCAAAGCAGCAATTTTCTCTCTATGTCATTGATCATTGCAATTGTGATTGCAATTGTGATTTTGCTTTTTTTGGCTTTCGCCAATGAAACGCGCTCTAAATATTATACTTCTTTTTGGGTAGAAAGTATTCCTATTTTGTGGTGTATTTTGCTTTTACTTCTTTAA
- a CDS encoding ATP-binding protein: protein MISRDLTSNLKNKLHKGKVIVLIGPRQVGKTTLINALLANTSFLFLDGDDNTVSETLSNANTETLKSIIGNYKYVFIDEVQRIPNIGLKLKIIVDQIKDVQVIVSGSSALDIINLTQEPLTGRKFEYQLFPISWNEFENNVGYIKAQQQLELRMLYGMYPDVINNFGNEYEILKNLVSSYLYKDILALTGIRKSDILEKILQALAMQIGNEVSYNEIAQLVGVDKNTVNNYIDLLEKSFVIFKLNSFSKNLRNEIKANKKIYFYDNGVRNMIIGNFNSLEFRQDKGALWENFIISERMKALSYTQSLAKPYFWRTTQQQEIDYIEIEADSVNAYEFKWSSTKKVKLPKSFQEAYQPSFLVVNKENFREFLK, encoded by the coding sequence ATGATTTCTAGAGATTTAACATCCAATTTAAAGAATAAATTACACAAAGGAAAAGTAATTGTTCTTATCGGACCGCGTCAAGTTGGCAAAACGACTTTGATAAATGCGCTATTAGCAAATACTTCTTTTTTATTTCTTGATGGCGACGACAATACCGTGTCCGAAACTTTATCCAATGCAAACACTGAGACCTTGAAAAGTATTATAGGAAATTATAAATATGTCTTTATTGACGAAGTGCAACGGATTCCAAATATTGGATTAAAGTTGAAAATTATTGTAGATCAAATAAAGGATGTTCAAGTCATCGTAAGCGGTTCCTCTGCATTAGATATTATTAATCTTACCCAGGAGCCTTTGACTGGTCGCAAATTTGAATACCAATTGTTTCCTATTTCTTGGAATGAATTCGAAAATAATGTGGGCTACATCAAAGCACAGCAGCAACTTGAATTGCGTATGTTGTACGGTATGTATCCCGATGTTATCAATAATTTTGGCAATGAATACGAAATTCTTAAAAATTTGGTTTCTAGTTATTTGTATAAAGATATCTTGGCTTTGACAGGCATTCGAAAATCGGATATTTTAGAAAAAATTCTTCAGGCATTGGCGATGCAAATTGGGAATGAAGTGAGTTACAACGAAATTGCGCAATTGGTGGGTGTCGATAAAAACACGGTTAACAATTACATTGATCTACTCGAAAAAAGTTTTGTGATTTTCAAGTTGAATAGTTTTAGTAAAAACCTTCGCAACGAGATTAAAGCCAACAAGAAAATTTACTTCTATGACAATGGCGTGCGAAATATGATTATTGGAAATTTTAATTCTTTGGAATTTCGTCAAGACAAAGGCGCTTTGTGGGAAAATTTTATAATTTCCGAGCGAATGAAAGCCTTGTCTTATACTCAAAGTTTAGCCAAGCCTTATTTTTGGCGCACTACGCAACAGCAAGAAATAGACTATATTGAAATTGAGGCGGATTCTGTTAACGCTTATGAATTCAAATGGTCTTCGACAAAAAAAGTAAAATTACCCAAGTCATTTCAAGAAGCTTATCAACCCAGTTTTTTAGTGGTGAACAAGGAGAATTTCAGGGAATTTTTGAAATAA
- a CDS encoding M3 family metallopeptidase — translation MKILTQHFNTKHNTAPFSQIKLSDYQPAFIENIAAAKAEIDAIINNSDAPTFENTIETLDFSGNALDRLSSIFFNLNSAETCEEMQKIAQEVSPLLTEFSNDITLNEDLFKRIKTVYDQKDTLNLSPEQATLLDKKFKGFSRNGALLSEDKKLKLREIDTELAKLKLTYGENVLAETNNYQLHITNESDLKGLPEGTIEAARSLAKSKELEGWIFTLDFPSYIPFLTYADNRELRKEMAIAAGKKAFQNNEFDNQEITLKIAKLRFERANVLGYATHSHFVLEERMAQNPDKVKSFLNDLLAKAKPAAQREFAELTAFAKELDGIDHLEKWDGAYYSEKLKQKLFNLDDEKLKPYFQLEKVLEGAFTIANKLFGLTFTEIFDIDKYHEEVTTYEVKDEFGELVAIFYADFFPRKGKRNGAWMTSFKSQSIKDGVNERPHISNVCNFTKPTETKPSLLTFNEVTTLFHEFGHGLHGMLANTTYPSLSGTSVYWDFVELPSQVMENWCYEPEALALFAKHYETGEIIPQEYVEKIKESASFQEGMATLRQLSFGILDMAFHSNNPTEITDVKAFEKTAFEGTTLYPDVAENCMSVSFSHIFQGGYSSGYYSYKWAEVLDADAFAYFQEKGIFNKEVATKFKENVLSKGGTELPMELYKRFRGQEPKPEALLKRAGLI, via the coding sequence ATGAAAATACTTACCCAACATTTCAATACAAAACACAATACTGCACCCTTTTCGCAGATCAAACTTTCAGATTACCAACCGGCATTTATCGAAAACATCGCTGCTGCAAAAGCCGAAATTGATGCCATCATCAACAATTCTGATGCTCCAACTTTCGAAAATACGATTGAAACTTTGGATTTTTCTGGCAATGCATTGGACCGATTATCGTCTATTTTCTTTAATTTGAATTCGGCGGAAACTTGCGAAGAAATGCAAAAAATTGCCCAAGAAGTTTCGCCTTTATTGACTGAATTCAGCAACGATATTACTTTAAACGAAGATTTATTCAAAAGAATAAAAACGGTTTATGACCAAAAAGACACTCTTAACTTATCTCCAGAACAAGCCACATTATTAGATAAAAAATTCAAAGGTTTCTCCAGAAACGGAGCCTTACTTTCTGAAGATAAAAAATTAAAACTACGTGAAATTGATACGGAATTAGCCAAACTAAAACTAACTTATGGTGAAAACGTTTTGGCTGAAACCAACAACTACCAATTGCATATTACCAACGAAAGCGACCTGAAAGGACTTCCAGAAGGAACCATTGAGGCTGCGCGTTCATTGGCTAAATCAAAAGAATTAGAGGGTTGGATTTTCACTTTGGATTTCCCAAGTTATATTCCGTTTTTGACCTATGCCGACAATCGCGAATTGCGAAAAGAAATGGCAATTGCTGCTGGTAAAAAAGCATTTCAGAACAATGAATTCGACAATCAGGAAATCACGTTGAAGATTGCCAAATTGCGTTTCGAAAGAGCCAATGTATTGGGTTATGCAACTCATTCTCATTTTGTTTTGGAAGAAAGAATGGCACAAAATCCAGATAAAGTAAAATCCTTTTTGAATGATTTATTGGCCAAAGCCAAACCTGCTGCACAAAGAGAATTTGCAGAGTTAACCGCTTTCGCAAAAGAACTAGACGGAATCGATCATTTGGAGAAATGGGATGGCGCCTATTATTCCGAAAAATTAAAGCAAAAATTATTCAATTTAGATGATGAAAAACTGAAACCTTATTTTCAATTGGAGAAAGTTCTAGAAGGCGCATTTACCATTGCAAATAAATTATTCGGATTGACTTTTACCGAAATTTTCGATATTGATAAATACCACGAAGAAGTAACGACTTACGAAGTGAAAGATGAATTCGGCGAACTAGTTGCTATTTTCTACGCCGATTTCTTCCCTAGAAAAGGCAAACGAAATGGTGCGTGGATGACTTCTTTCAAATCGCAATCTATCAAAGATGGTGTAAACGAAAGACCTCATATTTCGAACGTATGCAACTTTACAAAACCTACAGAAACCAAACCTTCATTATTAACTTTCAATGAAGTAACGACCTTATTCCACGAATTCGGTCACGGATTGCACGGAATGTTGGCCAATACTACTTATCCAAGTTTGTCTGGAACATCCGTTTATTGGGATTTTGTTGAATTGCCAAGTCAAGTGATGGAAAACTGGTGTTACGAGCCCGAAGCTTTGGCTTTGTTTGCCAAACATTATGAAACAGGCGAAATTATTCCGCAAGAATATGTCGAAAAAATCAAAGAAAGTGCGAGCTTTCAGGAAGGAATGGCGACTTTGCGTCAATTGAGTTTTGGCATATTGGATATGGCGTTTCACAGCAACAATCCAACCGAAATTACGGATGTAAAAGCGTTTGAAAAAACTGCTTTTGAAGGCACTACTTTGTATCCTGACGTAGCTGAAAATTGCATGTCGGTTTCCTTTTCACATATTTTCCAAGGAGGTTATTCTTCGGGATATTACAGTTACAAATGGGCCGAAGTTCTCGATGCCGATGCGTTTGCTTACTTTCAAGAAAAAGGCATTTTCAATAAAGAAGTGGCAACAAAATTCAAAGAAAATGTCCTTTCTAAAGGCGGAACCGAGTTACCGATGGAATTGTACAAACGATTTAGAGGGCAAGAACCGAAGCCTGAAGCGCTTTTGAAAAGGGCTGGATTGATTTAA
- the purE gene encoding 5-(carboxyamino)imidazole ribonucleotide mutase: MKVAVIMGSISDMPVMQEAIDILKGFDIATEVDIVSAHRTPEKLFDFSKNAHTRGISVIIAGAGGAAHLPGMVASMSPLPVIGVPVKSSNSIDGWDSVLSILQMPGGVPVATVALNGAKNAGILAAQIIGTSDKCVLDKIVLYKEGLKDAVHKSSEGLKK, encoded by the coding sequence ATGAAAGTAGCCGTAATAATGGGCAGCATATCCGATATGCCCGTAATGCAAGAAGCGATCGACATCCTGAAAGGATTTGACATAGCAACCGAAGTCGATATTGTATCGGCACACCGAACACCCGAAAAATTGTTCGATTTCAGCAAAAACGCCCACACTCGTGGTATTTCGGTAATTATTGCCGGAGCTGGTGGAGCAGCACATTTACCCGGAATGGTCGCTTCGATGTCGCCACTTCCAGTAATTGGTGTTCCAGTAAAATCAAGCAATTCTATTGATGGTTGGGATTCTGTTTTGTCTATTTTGCAAATGCCAGGTGGAGTTCCTGTAGCAACTGTTGCATTAAATGGAGCAAAAAACGCTGGGATTTTGGCAGCACAAATCATAGGAACTTCTGATAAATGTGTTTTAGATAAAATAGTTCTTTACAAAGAAGGATTAAAAGACGCTGTACATAAATCATCAGAAGGTTTAAAAAAATAA
- a CDS encoding 5-(carboxyamino)imidazole ribonucleotide synthase has translation MNYFSSHFKLGILGGGQLGKMLLFDTRKFDIQTYVLDPSDEAPCKIACNKFFQGSLTDFDTVYNFGKQVDVLTFEIELVNLEALEKLESEGLKVFPSPKTLRLIQNKGIQKEFYAKNNIPTAPFEKFSNLENLQSAICNLQSAIQLPFVWKCTEFGYDGNGVKIIRTVEDIDTLPNVECIAEEMVPFKNELSVIVCRNPSGEIRTYPVVEMEFHPEANQVEYVICPARIDEKVAVKARAIALDVSEKFNHVGLLAVEMFQTQDDEILVNEVAPRPHNSGHHTIEASYTSQFENHLRAVLDLPLGNTDSKVAGIMVNLVGAEGFSGDVVYENIEKILGWNGVTPHIYGKKETRPFRKMGHVTIVNENMIEARKIAEDVKNTIRVISPPTPEGGV, from the coding sequence ATGAACTATTTCTCTTCCCATTTTAAATTAGGAATCCTCGGTGGCGGACAATTGGGCAAAATGCTGTTATTTGATACCAGAAAATTTGATATTCAGACTTATGTTTTGGACCCAAGTGACGAAGCCCCTTGCAAAATAGCTTGTAATAAATTCTTTCAAGGCAGTTTGACCGATTTCGATACTGTTTATAATTTTGGTAAGCAAGTCGATGTTTTAACCTTCGAAATTGAATTGGTCAATCTTGAAGCCTTAGAAAAATTAGAAAGTGAAGGATTAAAAGTATTTCCTTCGCCAAAAACCTTGAGACTCATACAAAACAAAGGAATTCAGAAAGAATTCTATGCCAAAAATAACATTCCAACAGCTCCTTTTGAAAAATTTTCCAATTTAGAAAATCTGCAATCTGCAATCTGTAATCTACAATCTGCAATCCAATTGCCTTTTGTATGGAAATGTACCGAATTTGGGTATGATGGTAATGGTGTAAAAATCATTAGAACAGTTGAAGATATTGATACATTGCCCAATGTGGAATGCATTGCAGAAGAAATGGTGCCTTTCAAAAATGAATTATCGGTGATTGTTTGCCGCAATCCGTCGGGCGAAATTAGAACCTATCCTGTCGTCGAAATGGAATTCCATCCCGAAGCCAACCAAGTCGAATATGTGATTTGCCCTGCCAGAATTGACGAAAAAGTAGCCGTAAAAGCCAGAGCAATTGCACTTGATGTTTCTGAAAAATTCAACCACGTGGGACTTTTGGCTGTAGAAATGTTCCAAACCCAAGACGATGAAATCTTGGTAAACGAAGTAGCCCCTAGACCACACAATTCCGGACATCATACGATCGAAGCGAGTTATACATCCCAATTTGAGAATCATTTGCGAGCCGTTTTAGATTTACCTTTAGGCAACACCGATAGCAAAGTGGCCGGCATTATGGTCAATTTAGTTGGAGCCGAAGGTTTCTCTGGAGATGTAGTTTACGAAAATATAGAAAAAATATTAGGATGGAATGGAGTTACTCCACATATTTACGGAAAGAAAGAAACAAGACCATTTCGAAAAATGGGACACGTAACTATCGTGAATGAAAATATGATTGAAGCTAGAAAAATTGCAGAGGATGTGAAGAATACGATTAGAGTGATAAGCCCCCCAACCCCCGAAGGGGGAGTTTAA
- a CDS encoding type II toxin-antitoxin system VapC family toxin: MKNIFIDINILVDIFANREPFVFKSLTIYNLAIKNKIQLHCSSNTITTLHYILKKSISEEKTRLALEHVIKYVTVIPVDIAIIKKSLKSSHKDFEDAIQIISAQSINTMDCIITRDLKDYKNAEINVFTPDEFLNTITK, from the coding sequence ATGAAAAATATTTTTATAGATATAAATATTTTAGTAGATATTTTTGCTAATAGAGAACCATTTGTGTTTAAATCACTTACAATATACAACCTAGCAATCAAAAATAAAATTCAACTTCATTGTTCTTCCAACACGATCACAACGTTACACTATATTCTGAAAAAATCAATATCAGAAGAAAAAACTAGATTAGCATTAGAACATGTTATAAAATATGTGACTGTTATTCCTGTTGATATTGCGATAATCAAAAAAAGCCTAAAATCCTCACATAAAGACTTTGAGGATGCTATTCAAATTATTTCAGCACAATCCATAAATACAATGGATTGCATCATAACCAGAGATTTAAAAGATTACAAAAATGCAGAAATCAACGTTTTCACTCCAGACGAATTTTTAAACACAATAACTAAATAA
- a CDS encoding DUF6364 family protein, with amino-acid sequence MNTKLTLSLEKTVIEDAKSYAKKTGRSLSEMVENYFKSLVSKSAADIDENEIDQSLKKLVGIIELPPDFDIKKARDEHYKEKYGL; translated from the coding sequence ATGAATACTAAACTCACTTTGTCTCTAGAAAAAACGGTTATTGAAGACGCAAAATCGTATGCAAAAAAAACAGGCAGAAGTTTATCTGAAATGGTTGAAAATTATTTTAAAAGCTTGGTCTCAAAATCCGCTGCGGATATTGATGAAAACGAAATTGATCAAAGTTTAAAAAAACTTGTGGGAATTATTGAATTACCGCCAGATTTTGACATTAAAAAAGCTAGAGACGAACACTATAAAGAGAAATATGGTTTATGA
- the hpt gene encoding hypoxanthine phosphoribosyltransferase, with protein sequence MIQLHDKQFVPFISAQEINFAIAKIAALVEDDFADETPIFIGVLNGAFMVVSDFMKHYKAPCEVSFIKMASYEGTTSTNEVKQLIGLDRDLTGKTVVVIEDIVDTGNTLVALKELFKKQNVKHFKIATLFFKPEALVNDIKIDYVGIRIPNKFIVGFGLDYDGLGRNLPEVYQLKE encoded by the coding sequence GTGATACAACTACACGATAAACAATTTGTTCCGTTTATTTCAGCTCAAGAAATAAACTTTGCTATTGCAAAAATAGCCGCTTTGGTTGAAGATGATTTTGCAGATGAAACGCCTATTTTTATTGGTGTTTTGAACGGCGCTTTTATGGTGGTTTCCGATTTTATGAAACATTACAAAGCTCCGTGTGAAGTAAGTTTTATCAAAATGGCTTCTTATGAAGGGACGACTTCGACCAATGAAGTGAAACAATTGATAGGCTTAGATCGAGATTTGACCGGAAAAACGGTGGTTGTAATCGAAGATATTGTGGATACAGGTAACACTTTGGTGGCTTTGAAAGAATTATTCAAAAAGCAAAATGTGAAGCACTTTAAGATTGCAACGCTTTTTTTCAAGCCTGAAGCCTTAGTAAACGACATCAAAATTGATTATGTTGGAATTAGAATCCCAAATAAATTTATCGTTGGATTCGGACTAGACTACGATGGATTAGGAAGAAATTTACCCGAAGTATACCAACTAAAAGAGTAA
- a CDS encoding adenylate kinase — translation MINIVLFGKPGSGKGTQAEFLKEKYNLMHLSTGDIFRFNIKNETELGKLAKTYMDNGDLVPDEVTIKMLEDTVDKNLDVAGFLFDGFPRTLAQAIELDTFLDSKSWEITATIGLEADDDILVQRILERGKTSGRSDDQDEDKIRHRYQEYNEKTAPLMEFYKKQNKFYPVDGIGSIAEITERLSKVIDNL, via the coding sequence ATGATTAACATAGTTTTATTCGGGAAACCAGGATCAGGAAAAGGAACTCAGGCAGAGTTTTTAAAAGAAAAATATAATTTGATGCATCTTTCCACGGGGGATATTTTTAGATTTAATATCAAAAACGAAACAGAATTAGGAAAATTAGCCAAAACCTACATGGATAATGGCGATTTGGTTCCTGATGAAGTTACTATAAAAATGTTGGAAGATACCGTAGATAAGAACCTTGATGTTGCAGGATTTTTATTCGATGGTTTTCCAAGAACATTGGCTCAAGCCATTGAATTAGACACTTTTTTAGATTCTAAAAGTTGGGAAATTACCGCCACAATAGGACTTGAGGCGGATGATGATATCCTAGTGCAACGCATCCTCGAAAGAGGAAAAACCAGCGGAAGATCAGACGATCAGGATGAAGATAAAATTAGACATCGTTACCAAGAATACAACGAAAAAACAGCTCCTTTGATGGAGTTTTACAAAAAGCAAAATAAATTTTATCCTGTAGATGGAATAGGATCAATAGCAGAAATTACCGAGCGTTTGAGCAAAGTAATTGATAATTTATAA